From the genome of Pelobacter propionicus DSM 2379, one region includes:
- a CDS encoding type II and III secretion system protein family protein, translated as MKRSGKSIVLFPVLLAIAVMLLSGIALAGVRTQVIVNKSVLVNLKNPAERVSIANPAIADLLLITPRQIQLNGLALGATSLIVWEKGGEKPLFFDVNVVGNTNIDDSQQVLLQVKVAQIDKTALKNLGVSFLVKNQNANGFSNMIGAPSTSSTSASGDGTISTANGIIDGFSSLNPYTMGITHFPSGVSAVIKALATKGMAKILAEPNLVVKSGQKGEFFAGSRIPFSVLENTGSTSTPSIRWEEVGVKLNFKPFVMESGTIALELDPVEVSNIQGTLETNGYPVIDTRTIKTSAELRDGESLVLAGLLRDETYKSISKVPLLGDIPILGALFRTTENEQKETELVFFITPKLVMPEVPGVKVELPTDKQLTPEQEKEFQWIPMTK; from the coding sequence ATGAAACGTTCCGGAAAGTCAATTGTATTGTTCCCTGTCCTTCTTGCCATCGCGGTTATGCTGCTGTCGGGGATTGCCCTTGCCGGAGTCCGGACACAGGTGATTGTCAACAAGAGCGTGCTGGTCAATCTGAAAAATCCGGCGGAAAGGGTTTCCATCGCTAACCCTGCCATAGCTGACCTGCTGCTGATAACGCCGCGACAGATTCAGCTGAATGGCTTGGCTCTCGGCGCCACGTCCCTGATTGTCTGGGAAAAAGGGGGCGAAAAGCCGCTCTTCTTCGATGTTAATGTGGTAGGCAACACGAATATTGACGATTCCCAGCAGGTGCTCTTGCAGGTGAAGGTGGCGCAGATCGACAAGACCGCACTGAAAAACCTCGGTGTCAGCTTTCTGGTTAAAAATCAAAATGCCAATGGTTTTTCCAATATGATCGGAGCTCCCTCAACCAGCTCAACCAGTGCGTCAGGCGACGGCACAATCAGTACAGCCAACGGAATAATTGACGGTTTTAGCAGTCTTAATCCCTATACCATGGGCATTACGCACTTCCCGAGTGGTGTCAGTGCGGTGATAAAAGCGTTGGCAACCAAGGGCATGGCAAAAATCCTTGCCGAGCCGAATCTTGTGGTGAAAAGCGGTCAGAAGGGAGAGTTTTTTGCCGGCAGCAGAATACCATTCAGTGTGCTTGAAAACACAGGAAGTACTTCGACTCCAAGTATCAGGTGGGAGGAAGTAGGGGTCAAACTGAATTTCAAGCCATTTGTCATGGAGAGCGGCACCATTGCCCTTGAACTCGATCCAGTTGAGGTGAGCAATATTCAGGGAACTCTTGAGACAAACGGTTATCCCGTAATAGACACCAGAACAATCAAGACTTCGGCGGAGTTGAGGGATGGTGAAAGCCTTGTCCTGGCCGGACTGCTCCGTGATGAGACGTATAAGAGTATTTCAAAGGTCCCGCTGCTGGGCGACATACCCATACTGGGGGCTCTGTTTAGAACTACGGAGAATGAACAGAAAGAAACGGAGCTGGTGTTTTTCATCACCCCAAAGCTGGTCATGCCCGAGGTGCCGGGGGTCAAGGTTGAGCTGCCGACGGACAAGCAGCTTACTCCTGAGCAGGAGAAGGAGTTCCAATGGATACCGATGACAAAATAG
- the cpaB gene encoding Flp pilus assembly protein CpaB has protein sequence MTRLKAVTTVAVVALVLAGVASWLVYDYLSKKSKETEAGKGKGIVVASADIPVGSKLNTTHLKMMAWPATSIPPGSFTDTKALIDRISIRPIGPGEPLTEAKLMPRDGAPGAGIMTYIIPDGHRAVTVAVNEVAGVAGFLSPHNKVDVVLTTIPPGSNDPNATISKIVLQNVPILATGQITEQKDGKPVVVPTVTIDLTPEDAEKLVVASSKGSLQMLLRGIRDSALVESRGATIAKVLGAVRPAMQSSAPRSAAPRKQAVARQQAVRYFPPPQVDTVEIIKGTNRTSKQY, from the coding sequence ATGACTCGTCTCAAAGCGGTTACTACAGTTGCGGTTGTTGCGCTTGTTCTGGCCGGCGTTGCTTCCTGGCTGGTGTACGATTATCTTTCCAAGAAAAGCAAAGAGACCGAAGCCGGCAAGGGTAAGGGCATCGTTGTGGCTAGCGCGGATATCCCGGTCGGCAGCAAGCTGAACACAACACACCTGAAGATGATGGCCTGGCCGGCGACAAGCATCCCTCCCGGCAGCTTTACGGACACAAAGGCGCTGATTGACAGAATAAGTATCAGGCCGATCGGCCCGGGAGAGCCGCTGACGGAAGCCAAGCTCATGCCCAGGGACGGCGCTCCCGGCGCGGGTATCATGACCTACATCATCCCGGACGGGCATCGCGCCGTTACCGTCGCTGTTAACGAGGTAGCCGGCGTGGCCGGTTTCCTCTCACCCCACAACAAGGTAGATGTTGTTCTCACCACAATCCCTCCCGGCAGTAACGACCCAAACGCCACCATAAGCAAAATAGTGCTCCAGAATGTGCCGATCCTGGCCACCGGGCAGATAACTGAGCAGAAGGACGGCAAGCCGGTTGTCGTGCCTACCGTTACCATTGACCTGACTCCCGAGGACGCAGAAAAGCTGGTGGTTGCCTCCAGCAAGGGATCGCTCCAGATGCTGCTGCGGGGTATCAGGGATTCGGCGCTGGTCGAAAGCAGAGGCGCGACAATAGCCAAGGTGCTGGGGGCGGTGCGTCCGGCAATGCAGTCTTCCGCCCCGAGGTCGGCTGCGCCGCGCAAGCAGGCTGTGGCGCGGCAGCAAGCGGTCAGGTACTTTCCGCCGCCGCAGGTCGACACCGTTGAGATTATCAAGGGGACAAACAGGACGTCGAAACAGTACTGA
- a CDS encoding TadE family protein, with the protein MKIDTHKHRKGQALVEAAFVLFIVVLFTFAITEFGRAMYIKNMLNNAARAGARQAVVTGSLPVSQPLFTFSNTRPADPVLAKIYDGLMYVKKDTVTASVSCVGCAGSYAAAGDTISVIVTAPFDPVIRLFNDPVNHPKLVITDKLVGQASMRYE; encoded by the coding sequence ATGAAGATTGATACACACAAACATCGAAAAGGACAGGCTCTGGTCGAAGCGGCATTCGTGCTGTTCATTGTGGTGTTGTTTACCTTTGCCATAACCGAATTCGGCCGCGCCATGTATATAAAGAACATGCTTAACAACGCTGCGCGCGCAGGCGCACGGCAGGCTGTTGTGACAGGCTCATTGCCGGTGTCCCAACCGCTTTTTACCTTTAGTAATACTCGTCCGGCAGATCCTGTACTGGCAAAGATATATGACGGACTGATGTATGTAAAAAAAGACACGGTTACGGCCAGTGTCAGTTGTGTTGGCTGCGCTGGTTCATATGCTGCTGCGGGCGATACAATTAGCGTGATTGTTACAGCCCCTTTTGATCCGGTTATAAGATTGTTCAATGATCCTGTAAATCACCCCAAGCTTGTGATTACAGACAAGCTGGTTGGTCAAGCTTCGATGCGCTATGAGTAG
- a CDS encoding Flp family type IVb pilin, with amino-acid sequence MYIKWITTVKSEKGQAIVEYALILVLIAIVVIAMLKGIGQNANNAFSQINSALTQ; translated from the coding sequence ATGTATATCAAGTGGATAACTACCGTAAAAAGCGAAAAAGGTCAGGCAATTGTAGAATACGCTCTCATACTGGTACTGATCGCAATTGTTGTCATCGCCATGCTCAAGGGTATTGGTCAAAATGCAAACAACGCATTTAGCCAAATAAATTCCGCACTAACTCAATAA
- a CDS encoding Flp family type IVb pilin: protein MDRFKSAYARCLTVLLSEKAQAIVEYALILLLIAIVVVAMLKGIGGKTNTMYSTVNSAFSS, encoded by the coding sequence ATGGACCGTTTCAAGAGCGCATATGCACGGTGTCTGACTGTTCTTCTGTCTGAAAAAGCTCAGGCTATTGTCGAATATGCCCTTATCCTGCTTCTGATCGCGATTGTTGTTGTTGCCATGCTGAAAGGGATCGGCGGGAAAACCAATACTATGTATTCTACGGTGAACTCGGCATTTTCATCATAA
- a CDS encoding DUF4139 domain-containing protein yields MKKLRSILFLALLLMPTLTFSAEPERLAASGRITAVTVYPDRALTSRTASFNLKPGSYLIAFENLPALVQDDSVQIKGRGTATATISGLEIKRSFLAESGEKRVQELDSQILELEHQHGTLEAKKAGLASQKAFIESIRVAWGERISKELAIGRPTSTELREAAGFVGSQVTRSEEQTRDIEAEKKNVADKIDALRRQRDEVIGSRRREAKSVEVMVEATSQGQLTLELSAVMPKAGWTPSYDVRLGADAATADLTFRAMVRQQTGEEWNNVDLTLSTARPAAGGAPPELHPWRISLVRPRPAMKADMFYAAPAPLMARKSGQMMAENIIPEEAGEESALETALVSDEQSSIAFHIPRPLSIPSDNNQHASVVAMEKLPVNMEYLAIPKLSPHVFLKSEITNKAAYPLLSGKVSTFVGNTFTGSSQLKKVAAGEKFDLFFGTDDQVTVKRDELKQHGEAGMFGSNRARYSCRISLTNFRKQPVTVTLLDQLPLAGDEEIKVSLEEPSLKPEQIKEDGSVIWKMPFKAGEKREISFGILVEYPKGRDIIGL; encoded by the coding sequence ATGAAAAAACTGCGCAGCATTCTGTTTCTGGCCCTCCTGCTGATGCCGACCCTCACATTTTCCGCCGAACCAGAGCGTTTGGCTGCCTCGGGCCGCATAACCGCCGTGACCGTCTACCCCGACCGGGCGTTGACCAGCCGCACAGCCTCGTTCAACCTCAAGCCGGGCAGCTACCTGATCGCGTTCGAAAACCTGCCCGCACTCGTGCAGGACGATTCGGTGCAGATCAAAGGCAGAGGCACGGCCACAGCCACGATCTCGGGACTGGAGATCAAACGCTCCTTCCTGGCCGAGAGCGGCGAAAAGCGGGTCCAGGAACTGGACAGCCAGATTCTCGAACTGGAACACCAGCACGGGACACTGGAGGCGAAAAAGGCCGGACTGGCCTCACAGAAGGCCTTCATCGAATCGATCCGTGTTGCCTGGGGCGAGCGCATCTCAAAGGAACTGGCCATCGGTCGTCCCACATCGACGGAGTTGCGGGAGGCGGCCGGCTTCGTCGGTTCACAGGTGACCAGGAGTGAGGAACAGACACGCGACATCGAGGCTGAAAAGAAGAATGTTGCCGATAAAATTGATGCCCTGCGCAGACAACGGGATGAGGTCATCGGTTCGCGGCGCAGGGAGGCCAAGAGCGTCGAGGTGATGGTGGAAGCGACCAGCCAAGGGCAACTGACCCTGGAACTGTCCGCCGTCATGCCCAAAGCGGGATGGACCCCTTCCTACGACGTGCGGTTGGGAGCGGACGCGGCGACCGCCGACCTGACCTTCCGGGCCATGGTTCGCCAACAGACCGGCGAGGAGTGGAACAACGTTGACCTGACCCTCTCCACCGCCCGCCCCGCCGCCGGGGGAGCTCCCCCGGAACTGCACCCCTGGCGCATCTCCCTGGTCCGCCCACGGCCGGCCATGAAGGCGGATATGTTCTACGCCGCCCCTGCGCCGCTCATGGCCAGGAAATCCGGACAGATGATGGCGGAGAACATCATACCCGAAGAGGCAGGGGAAGAGAGCGCACTAGAGACGGCATTGGTCAGCGATGAGCAATCCTCGATTGCCTTTCACATTCCCCGACCACTCAGCATCCCCTCCGACAACAACCAGCATGCCAGCGTGGTGGCCATGGAAAAGCTGCCGGTCAACATGGAGTACCTGGCCATCCCCAAACTCTCGCCACACGTATTTCTCAAGTCGGAGATCACCAACAAGGCGGCCTATCCGCTCCTGTCCGGCAAGGTCAGCACCTTCGTGGGTAACACCTTCACCGGCAGTTCTCAGTTAAAGAAGGTCGCGGCGGGAGAGAAGTTCGATCTGTTCTTTGGAACGGATGACCAGGTGACCGTGAAGCGGGATGAGCTAAAACAGCACGGGGAGGCCGGTATGTTCGGCAGCAACCGGGCCAGATACAGCTGCCGGATCAGCCTGACCAACTTCCGCAAACAACCGGTGACGGTCACACTGCTGGACCAGCTCCCCCTGGCGGGCGACGAAGAGATCAAGGTTTCCCTGGAAGAGCCTTCCCTGAAACCGGAACAGATCAAAGAAGACGGCTCGGTGATCTGGAAAATGCCGTTCAAGGCGGGAGAGAAAAGGGAGATATCCTTCGGCATCCTGGTGGAGTACCCGAAGGGGCGCGACATAATCGGGCTGTAA
- a CDS encoding PocR ligand-binding domain-containing protein: protein MSEYRLSELLDMGIIQKMADTHYRATGIPIGIIDAIDDAVLVGSGWQEICVRFHRAALLSLQRCRESDNYIKSHLVEGQSCHYRCKNGLNDIGIPIIVAGRHLATMFLGQFFYEEEEPEREYFIQQADEYGFDRDEYLAALDHVPRFSHEKVNNMLEYDKVLTVFIADLAERSLQKMQAEEETRASERKFHTILDQAYQFIALLSTEGRIQEANRTVLQFGGIEDNCATGKLFWETSWWSHSPELRKKIRDSVHKVVRGEFIRFEATHPATDGTLQYVDLSLKPVRNPTGAVVLLIAEARDISEQKRVEQALELSNLVVENSQVVLFRWKAVEGWPVVMVSRNVSQFGYTPEEFLSGTLHYASIIHPEDLDRVIREVRYFSTRGVSHTHHEYRIIAKDGRVHWVVERSLVERNNKGEIDFFQGVVIDTTERRHMEEELVKAQKLESVGLLAGGIAHDFNNILTGILGNASLAKMLFSPQDRAYAYVSNIESAAYRAKDLTLQFLTFSKGGAPIKKPVNSVELIRNNTQLALSGLKSTCELSVPDDLRIVEVDEGQISQVINNLIINADQAMPRGGVIRVVCENVETSASNGLPLKEGSYVRVSVSDQGAGITAEHRGKIFDPYFTTKDRGHGLGLASAYAIMKKHAGHICVDSKPGAGATFTIYLPASDAATAITTEEPATAAAGSGRILVMDDEPLVRMVTGEMLEHMGYDVEFAQNGEEALAMYGAARESGVPFDAVIMDLTVPGGMGGREAIQRIREINPNVRAIVSSGYSDDPVMANHLNYGFAGVVVKPYDLGELGAQLERVLRKQE from the coding sequence ATGAGTGAATACCGACTCTCCGAACTGCTTGACATGGGCATCATCCAGAAAATGGCCGACACCCACTATCGGGCAACGGGCATCCCAATCGGCATCATCGACGCCATCGACGATGCTGTTCTGGTAGGCTCCGGCTGGCAGGAGATCTGCGTCAGATTCCACCGCGCAGCCCTGCTTTCACTGCAGCGTTGCCGGGAAAGCGACAACTACATCAAGAGCCATCTCGTGGAAGGCCAGTCCTGCCACTACAGATGCAAAAACGGCCTTAATGACATAGGTATTCCGATTATTGTTGCGGGGCGACATCTGGCGACCATGTTTCTGGGACAATTTTTCTATGAAGAAGAGGAACCGGAGCGTGAGTACTTCATCCAACAGGCCGATGAGTACGGTTTCGATCGTGACGAGTATCTTGCCGCCCTTGACCACGTGCCACGCTTCAGCCATGAAAAAGTCAACAACATGCTGGAGTACGACAAGGTGCTGACAGTCTTCATCGCCGACTTGGCGGAGCGTTCGCTCCAGAAAATGCAGGCCGAGGAGGAGACCCGGGCAAGTGAGCGTAAATTTCACACCATCCTTGACCAGGCCTATCAGTTCATCGCTCTCCTCTCCACGGAAGGCAGAATTCAGGAGGCAAACAGGACCGTCCTGCAATTCGGCGGCATCGAGGATAACTGCGCAACGGGAAAGCTGTTTTGGGAAACCAGCTGGTGGAGCCACTCCCCTGAACTGCGGAAAAAAATCCGTGACTCCGTGCATAAGGTTGTCCGGGGGGAGTTTATCAGGTTCGAGGCGACCCACCCTGCAACCGATGGGACCCTGCAGTATGTGGATCTGTCTCTCAAGCCGGTCAGGAATCCGACCGGCGCTGTGGTCCTTCTGATTGCGGAAGCCAGGGATATCAGCGAACAAAAGCGGGTGGAACAGGCTCTCGAGCTGAGCAACCTTGTGGTGGAAAACAGCCAGGTGGTGCTCTTCCGCTGGAAAGCAGTCGAGGGATGGCCGGTCGTCATGGTTTCCCGCAACGTGAGCCAGTTCGGCTATACTCCGGAAGAATTCCTCTCCGGCACGCTCCACTATGCATCAATCATCCACCCTGAAGATCTTGATCGAGTAATCCGGGAAGTCCGGTATTTTTCAACCCGCGGCGTCTCCCACACCCACCATGAATACCGGATCATCGCCAAAGACGGCCGCGTACACTGGGTTGTCGAACGTTCTTTGGTTGAGCGCAACAACAAGGGGGAGATCGATTTTTTCCAGGGAGTGGTGATAGACACCACCGAGCGCAGACACATGGAGGAGGAACTGGTCAAGGCCCAGAAACTGGAATCCGTCGGCCTGCTTGCCGGCGGCATCGCCCACGACTTCAACAACATCCTCACCGGCATCCTGGGCAACGCGTCTCTCGCGAAGATGCTGTTCTCCCCCCAGGACAGGGCATATGCCTATGTGAGCAACATCGAAAGCGCCGCCTACCGGGCCAAGGACCTGACTCTGCAGTTCCTGACCTTCTCCAAGGGGGGCGCTCCCATCAAAAAACCGGTGAACAGCGTTGAACTGATACGCAACAACACGCAGCTGGCCCTAAGCGGCCTCAAATCAACCTGCGAGCTGAGCGTTCCGGATGACCTGCGGATCGTCGAGGTCGATGAGGGACAGATCAGCCAGGTGATCAACAACCTGATCATCAACGCGGACCAGGCCATGCCGCGGGGTGGCGTCATCCGGGTGGTCTGCGAAAACGTGGAGACAAGCGCCAGCAACGGGCTTCCCCTGAAAGAGGGCAGCTATGTCAGGGTCAGCGTCAGCGACCAGGGGGCTGGAATAACGGCGGAGCACAGGGGAAAGATCTTCGACCCCTATTTCACCACAAAAGATAGGGGGCACGGCCTGGGCCTCGCCTCGGCCTACGCCATCATGAAGAAGCACGCCGGCCACATCTGCGTGGATTCAAAACCGGGCGCCGGCGCGACCTTCACCATCTATCTCCCTGCTTCCGACGCAGCGACGGCCATTACAACGGAAGAGCCCGCCACGGCCGCCGCCGGCAGCGGCAGGATACTGGTCATGGATGACGAGCCGCTTGTGAGAATGGTAACGGGAGAGATGCTGGAACATATGGGCTACGACGTGGAATTCGCCCAGAATGGCGAGGAGGCCCTGGCCATGTACGGCGCGGCCCGCGAGTCAGGTGTCCCCTTTGATGCGGTGATCATGGACCTGACCGTCCCCGGCGGCATGGGGGGCAGGGAGGCGATCCAGAGAATCCGGGAGATTAATCCGAACGTCAGGGCCATCGTTTCCAGCGGCTATTCTGACGACCCGGTCATGGCCAATCACCTGAACTACGGCTTCGCGGGGGTGGTGGTGAAACCGTACGACCTGGGCGAGCTGGGTGCCCAGTTGGAGAGGGTATTGCGGAAACAGGAGTGA
- a CDS encoding methyl-accepting chemotaxis protein: MTLKAKLMTGFVCVAVIASLIGLIGIREIRVIKRADTTLFEKAAVPMGELADFAIAFQQIKVNVRDILMASSVEEKKRYAERIKELRTSLNEKADAFEKTILSEEGRSLFDDFKAARKAFGADLDRIIELSLQNRNAEALELLRGAADRSSGAEQSAIEKLMDAKIKQAKLIADDNDSIAGSASRIMLALMVVGTLVAIGLGFLLTRFILGQLGGDPSRVAEIANRVAAGDMSLEIDLTGKNGDSVMSSMAKMVDSIKLLVADAALLSDAAIAGQLATRADAGRHRGDFRKIIAGVNDTLDAVIGPLNVAAEYVDRIGKGDIPPRITDNYSGDFNEIKVNLNLCIDGLQGLVEANQVLQRVALNDYTRRVEGSYQGIFAQVAAATNATIGRVTSVLGICQHIARGEYTEDLEALRKIGKRCENDTLMPAFITMMESIDALVSDATMLSRAAVAGNLATRADASRHQGDFRKIITGVNDTLDAVIGPLNVAAEYVDRIGKGDIPPRITDNYSGDFNEIKVNLNLCIDGLQGLVEANQVLQRVALNDYTRRVEGSYQGIFAEVASATNAARDRVMRARDICQHIARGEYKDDLEALKKIGKRCENDTLIPALITMCESIDDITANAKQVAQGNLMVEMKKRSENDELMESLASMVAKLREIVMEVQSAVDNVASGGQQMSATAQQMSQGASEQAASAEEISSSMEEMASSIRQNTDNALQTEKIAIKSASDAREGGKAVTETVAAMKEIATKISIIEEIARQTNLLALNAAIEAARAGEHGKGFAVVASEVRKLAERSHTAAGEIGQLSASSVAIAEQAGEMLSRMLPEIQRTAELVQEIAASSREQDSGADQINKAIHQLDQVIQQNASASEEMASTTEELSSQAEQLKATIAFFALDDRKQKALPGPRHGAPKQIAAGLVRQAIAMRTSTQNGKTPSRTQCEGVHLHLDHEGVDAMDSEFERF; this comes from the coding sequence ATGACGTTAAAGGCAAAGCTGATGACCGGGTTTGTCTGTGTGGCGGTGATCGCATCGCTGATCGGTCTGATCGGCATCAGGGAGATCAGGGTGATCAAACGTGCCGATACCACGCTGTTTGAGAAGGCTGCCGTGCCGATGGGGGAACTTGCCGATTTCGCCATCGCATTCCAGCAGATCAAGGTGAATGTCAGGGATATCCTGATGGCGTCCTCTGTCGAGGAGAAGAAGAGATACGCCGAGCGGATCAAGGAGCTCAGAACTTCGCTCAACGAAAAGGCGGACGCGTTTGAAAAGACGATCCTCTCCGAGGAGGGGCGCAGTCTCTTCGATGATTTCAAGGCGGCGCGCAAGGCGTTCGGCGCCGATCTGGACAGGATAATCGAACTTTCACTGCAGAACAGGAACGCCGAGGCGCTTGAACTGCTGCGGGGGGCGGCGGACAGGTCGTCCGGCGCGGAGCAGAGCGCCATCGAGAAGCTGATGGACGCCAAGATCAAACAGGCCAAGCTGATTGCCGATGATAATGACTCCATCGCCGGCAGTGCATCCCGTATCATGCTGGCTCTCATGGTCGTGGGCACGCTGGTGGCGATTGGCCTGGGATTCCTCCTCACTCGTTTCATTCTGGGGCAACTGGGGGGAGATCCGAGCAGAGTTGCTGAAATTGCCAACCGTGTGGCAGCCGGTGACATGTCCCTGGAGATCGACCTGACTGGGAAGAACGGCGATAGCGTCATGTCCTCCATGGCAAAGATGGTGGATTCCATCAAGCTCCTGGTGGCTGACGCAGCTCTGCTGTCCGACGCGGCCATTGCCGGTCAATTGGCCACACGTGCCGATGCCGGCAGGCACAGGGGGGACTTCCGGAAAATCATCGCCGGGGTCAACGACACCCTGGACGCGGTTATCGGCCCCCTGAACGTGGCAGCCGAATATGTGGACCGTATCGGCAAGGGGGACATCCCCCCCAGGATCACCGACAACTACAGCGGTGACTTTAACGAAATCAAGGTCAACCTGAACCTGTGCATCGATGGTCTGCAGGGGCTGGTAGAGGCCAATCAGGTCCTTCAGCGGGTGGCTCTGAACGACTACACCCGGAGGGTGGAGGGCTCCTACCAGGGGATTTTCGCCCAGGTTGCCGCGGCAACCAATGCCACCATCGGTCGTGTCACCAGTGTTCTCGGAATCTGCCAGCACATAGCCCGGGGCGAGTACACGGAGGATCTGGAAGCGCTCAGGAAGATCGGCAAGCGTTGCGAGAACGATACCCTCATGCCCGCCTTCATCACGATGATGGAATCCATAGACGCCTTGGTGAGCGACGCCACCATGCTTTCCCGGGCTGCCGTGGCAGGGAATCTGGCCACCCGTGCCGATGCATCACGGCACCAGGGGGACTTCAGGAAGATCATCACCGGGGTCAACGACACCCTGGATGCGGTCATCGGCCCCCTGAACGTGGCAGCCGAATATGTGGATCGTATCGGCAAGGGTGATATTCCCCCCAGGATCACCGACAACTACAGCGGTGACTTTAACGAAATCAAGGTCAACCTAAACCTGTGCATCGACGGTCTGCAGGGGCTGGTGGAGGCCAATCAGGTGCTGCAGCGGGTGGCTCTGAACGACTACACCCGGAGGGTTGAGGGCTCCTACCAGGGAATATTCGCCGAAGTCGCTTCGGCGACCAACGCGGCCAGGGATCGCGTCATGCGTGCACGCGATATCTGCCAGCACATTGCCAGGGGAGAGTACAAGGATGATCTGGAAGCCCTCAAGAAAATTGGCAAGCGTTGCGAGAACGATACCCTCATTCCGGCCCTGATCACGATGTGCGAGTCGATTGACGACATCACCGCCAACGCCAAGCAGGTGGCCCAGGGCAACCTGATGGTTGAGATGAAAAAACGCAGCGAAAATGACGAACTGATGGAATCCTTGGCATCCATGGTTGCGAAACTGAGGGAGATCGTCATGGAGGTTCAGTCCGCGGTCGACAACGTAGCCTCCGGCGGCCAGCAGATGTCCGCAACTGCCCAGCAGATGTCCCAGGGCGCCAGCGAGCAGGCGGCATCCGCCGAGGAGATCTCTTCCAGCATGGAAGAGATGGCCTCCAGCATCCGTCAGAACACGGATAACGCCCTGCAGACCGAGAAGATCGCCATCAAGTCCGCCTCCGATGCCCGTGAGGGGGGCAAGGCGGTTACGGAGACCGTGGCAGCCATGAAGGAGATTGCCACCAAGATATCCATCATCGAGGAGATCGCCCGCCAGACCAACCTGCTGGCTCTGAACGCCGCCATCGAGGCTGCCCGTGCCGGCGAGCATGGCAAGGGGTTCGCGGTGGTCGCATCCGAGGTGCGGAAGCTGGCTGAACGGAGCCATACCGCTGCCGGCGAGATCGGCCAGCTCTCCGCCAGCAGCGTGGCCATTGCCGAGCAGGCAGGAGAGATGCTCAGCAGAATGCTGCCCGAGATCCAGAGGACCGCTGAGCTGGTGCAGGAGATAGCCGCCTCCAGTCGCGAGCAGGACAGCGGCGCCGATCAGATCAACAAGGCCATCCACCAGCTGGATCAGGTGATTCAGCAGAACGCCTCGGCCAGCGAAGAGATGGCCTCCACCACCGAGGAGCTTTCCAGTCAGGCAGAACAGCTCAAGGCCACTATAGCGTTTTTCGCTCTTGACGACCGCAAACAGAAAGCCCTGCCGGGACCGCGGCATGGGGCGCCCAAGCAGATCGCCGCGGGCCTGGTTCGCCAGGCGATTGCGATGCGAACCTCGACCCAGAACGGGAAGACGCCTAGCCGTACCCAGTGTGAGGGGGTGCATCTCCACCTTGATCATGAAGGCGTGGATGCTATGGACAGTGAATTCGAACGGTTCTGA
- a CDS encoding CheR family methyltransferase — protein sequence MAFTFFMRDQPILEHAVDLMIRSTSGRSRIRVWDAGCAQGQETWTLAMILAERMNPFRFRNLRIDATDHDSANRFGDLVTAAVYSAEELQRTPRELRDRYFEPAGKPDHFSIVESLRSRVSFRYHDLLSLKPPMEDYCLVVCKNVLLHFSYAQRVDVFRMFHRALAPGGHLATENTQKLPPEVAHLFTRAVANAQVYRKIGGGQS from the coding sequence ATGGCCTTCACCTTTTTCATGCGCGATCAGCCGATCCTGGAGCATGCCGTGGATCTGATGATCCGCTCTACCTCCGGCCGCAGCCGTATCAGGGTCTGGGACGCAGGCTGCGCCCAAGGGCAGGAGACCTGGACTCTGGCCATGATCCTCGCCGAGAGGATGAACCCCTTCAGATTCAGGAATCTGCGCATCGATGCCACCGACCATGACAGCGCCAACCGCTTCGGCGACCTGGTAACCGCTGCCGTCTACTCAGCCGAAGAGCTGCAGCGCACCCCTCGGGAGCTGCGCGACAGGTACTTCGAGCCCGCAGGCAAGCCCGATCATTTCAGCATTGTCGAATCTCTGCGCAGCAGGGTCTCCTTCCGGTACCACGATCTCCTCTCCCTCAAGCCTCCCATGGAGGATTACTGCCTGGTCGTCTGCAAAAACGTCCTGCTTCATTTTTCGTATGCCCAGCGTGTGGATGTCTTCAGGATGTTTCACCGTGCCCTGGCGCCGGGCGGACATCTCGCCACGGAAAACACCCAGAAACTCCCGCCTGAGGTAGCCCATCTCTTTACCAGGGCCGTGGCGAATGCCCAGGTGTATCGGAAAATCGGGGGAGGGCAGTCATGA